A single Phragmites australis chromosome 4, lpPhrAust1.1, whole genome shotgun sequence DNA region contains:
- the LOC133915632 gene encoding serine/threonine-protein kinase MPS1-like isoform X2 gives MESRDNFLRPPTPSSAAGASAGKGLTIPTAGDTAATNLTSSSGSSSSLTLSPPALGFLHQVHAAVKRQRPHGSMQSNVPRATRVLVSRGEGANKAGASPSVSQNSEGKVMQPQRGLLGPSRLQNVVSDQKKVASAVTLGPSCPDELMLTTPSTLGNITDTHNQSVGQKYQQKSEVNLLADRGKSSLEVSSSRMASRDALVGESFKKEPFYSVGDPQSTSRSENVGVTVDSRMDSMSSYLHSVSLTARDNFPVNQGEHAHRVNHQEVENADAAVNIDIMYTAANLSRRGVEEACNQNHGEPMTRCSAIGSSITAVSLHSGPTVQSTQDPQVSRYALPAQMPESAVEPSGGVLGHGPKKQHTAATGVGDWNPHDQQDHNLGNVAADKAVSDIGSRLPSEGLSSNNQSTSARDGGASRPNKGEKERHKRNYDPNVFFKVNGKLYQKLGKIGSGGSSEVHKVISAECIIFALKKIKLRGRDYPTAYGFCQEIEYLNKLKGKSNIIQLIDYEVTDKSLLLEGSMSPRKDGKIKDDHYIYMVLEYGEIDLAHMVAQKWKERNNSNMKIDENWLRFYWQQMLEAVNTIHEERIVHSDLKPANFMLVGTLNYMSPEAFMCNDQDSGGNIIKCGRPSDIWSLGCILYQMVYGKTPFADYKTFWAKYKEVTDRNHKIKYEPVDNPWLIDLMQRCLAWDRDERWRIPQLLQHPFLNPPVPRDLAPIDHDRCRLLMEKIRAHWTNPVVSKLCSIIENLEEDQC, from the exons atGGAGAGCAGGGATAACTTCCTTCGGCCGCCAACGCCCTCCTCCGCAGCCGGAGCCAGCGCCGGCAAAGGCCTCACGATCCCCACCGCCGGTGACACGGCCGCTACCAACCTGACATCatcctcgggctcctcctcgtcgctcaCGCTGTCCCCACCGGCGCTGGGCTTCCTGCACCAGGTTCATGCCGCCGTTAAGCGGCAGAGGCCTCACG GTTCGATGCAGTCCAACGTTCCACGAGCAACCCGAGTTCTGGTATCCAGAGGTGAGGGGGCAAATAAAGCTGGTGCCAGCCCTTCTGTTTCGCAGAACTCTGAAGGAAAGGTTATGCAGCCACAGAGAGGGTTGTTGGGACCCTCCAGGCTGCAGAACGTGGTGTCTGATCAAAAGAAAGTTGCAAGTGCTGTTACATTGGGGCCCTCTTGTCCAGATGAGCTGATGTTGACCACACCTTCAACATTGGGAAACATCACAGATACCCATAATCAGAGTGTTGGCCAAAAATACCAGCAGAAGAGTGAGGTTAATCTGTTGGCGGATAGGGGGAAGTCATCTTTGGAAGTTTCTTCATCTCGAATGGCATCTCGTGATGCATTGGTGGGAGAAAGTTTCAAGAAAGAACCGTTTTACTCAGTTGGTGATCCACAGTCAACTTCTCGGA GTGAAAACGTTGGGGTCACTGTCGATAGTAGAATGGACAGTATGTCATCTTATCTGCATTCTGTTTCATTGACAGCAAGAGATAATTTTCCTGTGAATCAAGGAGAACATGCTCACCGTGTGAACCATCAGGAGGTTGAAAATGCTGATGCAGCAGTTAATATAGATATCATGTATACTGCAGCAAATTTGTCTCGAAGAGGGGTTGAAGAGGCTTGTAATCAGAATCATGGAGAGCCAATGACCCGTTGCTCTGCCATTGGTTCATCCATTACTGCTGTATCACTACATTCAGGGCCTACTGTCCAAAGTACACAGGATCCCCAGGTTAGCCGGTATGCTTTGCCAGCGCAGATGCCTGAATCTGCTGTAGAACCATCTGGAGGTGTACTGGGTCATGGCCCTAAAAAACAGCATACAGCTGCAACAGGTGTTGGTGATTGGAATCCTCATGATCAGCAGGATCATAATCTGGGAAATGTTGCCGCAGACAAAGCTGTTTCTGACATCGGCAGTCGTTTGCCTTCTGAAGGATTATCTTCAAACAACCAGTCTACATCTGCCAGGGATGGTGGTGCTTCCCGGCCAAACAAGGGTGAGAAGGAGCGCCACAAAAGGAATTATGATCCTAATGTATTCTTTAAGGTGAATGGGAAACTTTATCAGAAACTTGGTAAAATAGGATCTGGAGGTAGCAGTGAAGTTCACAAAGTTATATCAGCAGAGTGCATAATATTTGCCTTGAAAAAGATCAAGCTTAGAGGTCGTGACTACCCTACTGCCTATGGCTTTTGCCAAGAAATCGAGTACCTAAATAAATTGAAAGGGAAGAGCAATATCATACAGCTGATTGATTATGAG GTCACTGATAAAAGTTTACTTCTAGAAGGTTCCATGTCACCCAGAAAGGATGGAAAAATTAAGGATGATCACTACATTTACATGGTCCTTGAGTATGGAGAAATTGACTTAGCTCATATGGTTGCTCAGAAGTGGAAGGAGAGGAACAACTCAAATATGAAAATTGATGAAAATTGGCTACGCTTTTATTGGCAG CAAATGCTCGAAGCTGtcaatacaatacatgaagaacgGATAGTGCACTCCGATTTGAAGCCTGCCAACTTTATGCTG GTAGGTACACTGAACTACATGTCACCTGAAGCATTCATGTGCAATGATCAGGACTCGGGTGGTAACATTATTAAGTGTGGACGCCCCTCTGATATTTGGTCTCTTGGTTGTATTCTTTATCAAATGGTGTATGGTAAGACACCATTTGCAGACTACAAGACTTTTTGGGCCAAATATAAAGAAGTCACTGATAGGAACCACAAGATCAAGTATGAACCAGTTGACAACCCATGGCTTATTGATTTGATGCAAAGATGTCTTGCATGGGACCGAGATGAACGATGGAGAATACCTCAACTACTTCAGCACCCTTTTCTCAATCCTCCGGTTCCAAGGGATTTAGCTCCCATTGACCATGATCGGTGTAGGTTGTTGATGGAGAAGATCAGAGCTCACTGGACTAATCCTGTGGTTTCAAAACTTTGTAGTATAATTGAAAACCTCGAGGAGGATCAGTGCTAG
- the LOC133915632 gene encoding serine/threonine-protein kinase MPS1-like isoform X1: MESRDNFLRPPTPSSAAGASAGKGLTIPTAGDTAATNLTSSSGSSSSLTLSPPALGFLHQVHAAVKRQRPHGSMQSNVPRATRVLVSRGEGANKAGASPSVSQNSEGKVMQPQRGLLGPSRLQNVVSDQKKVASAVTLGPSCPDELMLTTPSTLGNITDTHNQSVGQKYQQKSEVNLLADRGKSSLEVSSSRMASRDALVGESFKKEPFYSVGDPQSTSRSENVGVTVDSRMDSMSSYLHSVSLTARDNFPVNQGEHAHRVNHQEVENADAAVNIDIMYTAANLSRRGVEEACNQNHGEPMTRCSAIGSSITAVSLHSGPTVQSTQDPQVSRYALPAQMPESAVEPSGGVLGHGPKKQHTAATGVGDWNPHDQQDHNLGNVAADKAVSDIGSRLPSEGLSSNNQSTSARDGGASRPNKGEKERHKRNYDPNVFFKVNGKLYQKLGKIGSGGSSEVHKVISAECIIFALKKIKLRGRDYPTAYGFCQEIEYLNKLKGKSNIIQLIDYEVTDKSLLLEGSMSPRKDGKIKDDHYIYMVLEYGEIDLAHMVAQKWKERNNSNMKIDENWLRFYWQQMLEAVNTIHEERIVHSDLKPANFMLVRGSLKLIDFGIAKAIMNDTTNIQRDAQVGTLNYMSPEAFMCNDQDSGGNIIKCGRPSDIWSLGCILYQMVYGKTPFADYKTFWAKYKEVTDRNHKIKYEPVDNPWLIDLMQRCLAWDRDERWRIPQLLQHPFLNPPVPRDLAPIDHDRCRLLMEKIRAHWTNPVVSKLCSIIENLEEDQC, translated from the exons atGGAGAGCAGGGATAACTTCCTTCGGCCGCCAACGCCCTCCTCCGCAGCCGGAGCCAGCGCCGGCAAAGGCCTCACGATCCCCACCGCCGGTGACACGGCCGCTACCAACCTGACATCatcctcgggctcctcctcgtcgctcaCGCTGTCCCCACCGGCGCTGGGCTTCCTGCACCAGGTTCATGCCGCCGTTAAGCGGCAGAGGCCTCACG GTTCGATGCAGTCCAACGTTCCACGAGCAACCCGAGTTCTGGTATCCAGAGGTGAGGGGGCAAATAAAGCTGGTGCCAGCCCTTCTGTTTCGCAGAACTCTGAAGGAAAGGTTATGCAGCCACAGAGAGGGTTGTTGGGACCCTCCAGGCTGCAGAACGTGGTGTCTGATCAAAAGAAAGTTGCAAGTGCTGTTACATTGGGGCCCTCTTGTCCAGATGAGCTGATGTTGACCACACCTTCAACATTGGGAAACATCACAGATACCCATAATCAGAGTGTTGGCCAAAAATACCAGCAGAAGAGTGAGGTTAATCTGTTGGCGGATAGGGGGAAGTCATCTTTGGAAGTTTCTTCATCTCGAATGGCATCTCGTGATGCATTGGTGGGAGAAAGTTTCAAGAAAGAACCGTTTTACTCAGTTGGTGATCCACAGTCAACTTCTCGGA GTGAAAACGTTGGGGTCACTGTCGATAGTAGAATGGACAGTATGTCATCTTATCTGCATTCTGTTTCATTGACAGCAAGAGATAATTTTCCTGTGAATCAAGGAGAACATGCTCACCGTGTGAACCATCAGGAGGTTGAAAATGCTGATGCAGCAGTTAATATAGATATCATGTATACTGCAGCAAATTTGTCTCGAAGAGGGGTTGAAGAGGCTTGTAATCAGAATCATGGAGAGCCAATGACCCGTTGCTCTGCCATTGGTTCATCCATTACTGCTGTATCACTACATTCAGGGCCTACTGTCCAAAGTACACAGGATCCCCAGGTTAGCCGGTATGCTTTGCCAGCGCAGATGCCTGAATCTGCTGTAGAACCATCTGGAGGTGTACTGGGTCATGGCCCTAAAAAACAGCATACAGCTGCAACAGGTGTTGGTGATTGGAATCCTCATGATCAGCAGGATCATAATCTGGGAAATGTTGCCGCAGACAAAGCTGTTTCTGACATCGGCAGTCGTTTGCCTTCTGAAGGATTATCTTCAAACAACCAGTCTACATCTGCCAGGGATGGTGGTGCTTCCCGGCCAAACAAGGGTGAGAAGGAGCGCCACAAAAGGAATTATGATCCTAATGTATTCTTTAAGGTGAATGGGAAACTTTATCAGAAACTTGGTAAAATAGGATCTGGAGGTAGCAGTGAAGTTCACAAAGTTATATCAGCAGAGTGCATAATATTTGCCTTGAAAAAGATCAAGCTTAGAGGTCGTGACTACCCTACTGCCTATGGCTTTTGCCAAGAAATCGAGTACCTAAATAAATTGAAAGGGAAGAGCAATATCATACAGCTGATTGATTATGAG GTCACTGATAAAAGTTTACTTCTAGAAGGTTCCATGTCACCCAGAAAGGATGGAAAAATTAAGGATGATCACTACATTTACATGGTCCTTGAGTATGGAGAAATTGACTTAGCTCATATGGTTGCTCAGAAGTGGAAGGAGAGGAACAACTCAAATATGAAAATTGATGAAAATTGGCTACGCTTTTATTGGCAG CAAATGCTCGAAGCTGtcaatacaatacatgaagaacgGATAGTGCACTCCGATTTGAAGCCTGCCAACTTTATGCTGGTGAGGGGTTCACTTAAACTAATTGATTTTGGCATTGCCAAAGCTATAATGAACGATACAACAAACATTCAACGTGATGCTCAG GTAGGTACACTGAACTACATGTCACCTGAAGCATTCATGTGCAATGATCAGGACTCGGGTGGTAACATTATTAAGTGTGGACGCCCCTCTGATATTTGGTCTCTTGGTTGTATTCTTTATCAAATGGTGTATGGTAAGACACCATTTGCAGACTACAAGACTTTTTGGGCCAAATATAAAGAAGTCACTGATAGGAACCACAAGATCAAGTATGAACCAGTTGACAACCCATGGCTTATTGATTTGATGCAAAGATGTCTTGCATGGGACCGAGATGAACGATGGAGAATACCTCAACTACTTCAGCACCCTTTTCTCAATCCTCCGGTTCCAAGGGATTTAGCTCCCATTGACCATGATCGGTGTAGGTTGTTGATGGAGAAGATCAGAGCTCACTGGACTAATCCTGTGGTTTCAAAACTTTGTAGTATAATTGAAAACCTCGAGGAGGATCAGTGCTAG
- the LOC133915633 gene encoding histone-lysine N-methyltransferase ASHR1 isoform X1 produces MTSWAEPLQHELAGRGLAVASIPGKGRGLVAARSFFPGEVIINQEPYASTPNKISVGSICDHCFSSGNLKKCSVCRIAWYCGRACQKEEWKLHQLECQAMAALTEDRKKAHTPTIRLMVQLVLKRKLQNEKAIPSSGIDNYSLVDALESHISEVDGNQLVLYAQMANLVSLILPSLDLELDLKEIAHTFSKFACNAHTICDPELRPLGTGLYPVISIINHSCVPNAVLIFDGRTAVVRALQPIGKDEEVSISYIETAAVTKNRQNDLKQYFFTCTCRRCVKGSEEDALLEGYRCKNKTCDGFLLPNSGKRAYTCQKCSISRDEEEVKRMRSEILMLSDKASSFLSSGNNTEAGSMYKIIEQLEQKLYHAFSITLLHTRETLLKIYMELQDWRTALTYCRLTIPVYERVYPPFHPMIGLQFYTCGKLEWLLECTEDALKSLTRAADILGITHGTKSQFMKELFGKLEEARAEVSFRFSSRDGHDEPFS; encoded by the exons ATGACGTCGTGGGCGGAGCCGCTGCAGCACGAGCTTGCCGGCCGCGgcctcgccgtcgcctccatCCCCGGCAAGGGCCGCGGCCTCGTAGCTGCCCGCAGCTTTTTCCCTG GGGAAGTTATTATCAACCAAGAACCTTACGCATCTACGCCTAACAAGATCTCAGTTGGATCGATCTGTGACCATTGTTTCTCATCCGGCAACCTGAAGAAGTGCTCGGTTTGTCGAATTGCTTGGTACTGCGGCAGGGCTTGCCAG AAAGAAGAATGGAAACTGCATCAACTAGAATGTCAAGCGATGGCAGCACTTACAGAGGATAGAAAGAAGGCGCATACTCCTACAATACGTTTGATGGTGCAGCTTGTACTAAAAAGAAAACTGCAAAACGAGAAG GCTATTCCATCTTCAGGAATAGATAACTACAGTCTTGTGGATGCCTTGGAGTCCC ACATATCTGAGGTTGATGGAAATCAACTTGTACTCTATGCTCAGATGGCCAATCTTGTGAGCCTGATTCTTCCTTCGCTTGACCTTGAGCTTGATCTTAAGGAAATTGCACATACTTTTTCAAAG TTTGCCTGCAATGCTCATACCATATGTGATCCTGAACTTAGGCCTCTTGGGACTGGACTATACCCTGTTATATCTATTATTAACCACAG TTGTGTACCAAATGCAGTTTTGATATTTGATGGTCGGACAGCTGTTGTTCGTGCATTGCAACCAATAGGCAAAGATGAAGAG GTGTCAATAAGCTACATTGAGACTGCAGCAGTCACTAAGAACAGACAGAATGATCTGAAGCAATATTTCTTCACCTGTACATGTCGACGCTGTGTCAAG GGTTCTGAAGAGGATGCTCTCCTTGAGGGTTATAGATGcaagaacaaaacatgtgatGGCTTTCTGCTGCCTAACTCAG GAAAAAGGGCTTATACATGCCAGAAATGTAGCATTTCTAGGGATGAGGAAGAGGTAAAAAGGATGAGAAGCGAAATACTAATGCTGTCGGATAAAGCTTCTTCATTTCTTTCTTCAGGAA ATAATACTGAAGCAGGTTCTATGTACAAGATCATCGAGCAGCTAGAGCAGAAGCTCTACCATGCTTTCTCAATTACTTTGCTGCACACGCGTGAAACACTCCTGAAG ATATATATGGAGTTACAAGATTGGCGGACTGCACTGACGTATTGTAGATTGACAATTCCAGTTTATGAAA GAGTTTATCCACCTTTTCATCCAATGATTGGACTACAATTCTATACTTGTGGAAAGCTTGAATG GCTGCTTGAGTGCACAGAGGACGCTCTGAAATCTTTAACAAGGGCCGCAGATAtacttggaataacacatggcACAAAATCCCAGTTCATGAAGGAGCTTTTTGGCAAGCTAGAGGAAGCAAGGGCTGAAGTTTCTTTTAGGTTCTCGTCCAGAGATGGGCACGATGAGCCATTTTCATGA
- the LOC133915633 gene encoding histone-lysine N-methyltransferase ASHR1 isoform X2 has product MAALTEDRKKAHTPTIRLMVQLVLKRKLQNEKAIPSSGIDNYSLVDALESHISEVDGNQLVLYAQMANLVSLILPSLDLELDLKEIAHTFSKFACNAHTICDPELRPLGTGLYPVISIINHSCVPNAVLIFDGRTAVVRALQPIGKDEEVSISYIETAAVTKNRQNDLKQYFFTCTCRRCVKGSEEDALLEGYRCKNKTCDGFLLPNSGKRAYTCQKCSISRDEEEVKRMRSEILMLSDKASSFLSSGNNTEAGSMYKIIEQLEQKLYHAFSITLLHTRETLLKIYMELQDWRTALTYCRLTIPVYERVYPPFHPMIGLQFYTCGKLEWLLECTEDALKSLTRAADILGITHGTKSQFMKELFGKLEEARAEVSFRFSSRDGHDEPFS; this is encoded by the exons ATGGCAGCACTTACAGAGGATAGAAAGAAGGCGCATACTCCTACAATACGTTTGATGGTGCAGCTTGTACTAAAAAGAAAACTGCAAAACGAGAAG GCTATTCCATCTTCAGGAATAGATAACTACAGTCTTGTGGATGCCTTGGAGTCCC ACATATCTGAGGTTGATGGAAATCAACTTGTACTCTATGCTCAGATGGCCAATCTTGTGAGCCTGATTCTTCCTTCGCTTGACCTTGAGCTTGATCTTAAGGAAATTGCACATACTTTTTCAAAG TTTGCCTGCAATGCTCATACCATATGTGATCCTGAACTTAGGCCTCTTGGGACTGGACTATACCCTGTTATATCTATTATTAACCACAG TTGTGTACCAAATGCAGTTTTGATATTTGATGGTCGGACAGCTGTTGTTCGTGCATTGCAACCAATAGGCAAAGATGAAGAG GTGTCAATAAGCTACATTGAGACTGCAGCAGTCACTAAGAACAGACAGAATGATCTGAAGCAATATTTCTTCACCTGTACATGTCGACGCTGTGTCAAG GGTTCTGAAGAGGATGCTCTCCTTGAGGGTTATAGATGcaagaacaaaacatgtgatGGCTTTCTGCTGCCTAACTCAG GAAAAAGGGCTTATACATGCCAGAAATGTAGCATTTCTAGGGATGAGGAAGAGGTAAAAAGGATGAGAAGCGAAATACTAATGCTGTCGGATAAAGCTTCTTCATTTCTTTCTTCAGGAA ATAATACTGAAGCAGGTTCTATGTACAAGATCATCGAGCAGCTAGAGCAGAAGCTCTACCATGCTTTCTCAATTACTTTGCTGCACACGCGTGAAACACTCCTGAAG ATATATATGGAGTTACAAGATTGGCGGACTGCACTGACGTATTGTAGATTGACAATTCCAGTTTATGAAA GAGTTTATCCACCTTTTCATCCAATGATTGGACTACAATTCTATACTTGTGGAAAGCTTGAATG GCTGCTTGAGTGCACAGAGGACGCTCTGAAATCTTTAACAAGGGCCGCAGATAtacttggaataacacatggcACAAAATCCCAGTTCATGAAGGAGCTTTTTGGCAAGCTAGAGGAAGCAAGGGCTGAAGTTTCTTTTAGGTTCTCGTCCAGAGATGGGCACGATGAGCCATTTTCATGA
- the LOC133915634 gene encoding probable plastid-lipid-associated protein 4, chloroplastic — MAPASLPLPFSVPCAPGASLPLLASPGPGVAATSHLLASSRSTGHERGPGLALVAAAAPGGRQGGGRWRAGVSSFFFLPPFLTGKGEKDAEKAERLKEELLAAIVPLDRGVEATPEDKERIEQIVQQLEAVNPVKEPLKSDLLNGKWELLYTTSTSILQPNRPKFLRPFGKIYQAINTDTLRAQNIETWPYFNQVTANLVPLNPKRVAVKFDYFKIFSLIRIKSPGSGKGELEITYLDEELRVSRGDKGNLFVLKMIDPTYRVPL, encoded by the exons ATGGCGCCCGCCTCTCTCCCGCTCCCCTTCTCTGTCCCGTGCGCGCCCGGCGCCTCGCTCCCGCTGCTCGCCAGCCCCGGCCCCGGCGTCGCCGCTACATCCCACCTTCTCGCGTCTTCGCGGAGCACAGGCCACGAGAGAGGGCCGGGCCTTGCGCTGGTCGCGGCCGCGGCACCGGGCGGGCGCCAGGGCGGGGGCAGGTGGAGGGCGGGtgtgtcgtccttcttcttcctgccgcCGTTTCTCACGGGGAAGGGGGAGAAGGACGCTGAGAAGGCGGAGCGGCTCAAGGAGGAACTCCTCGCCGCCATCGTGCCGCTCGACCGCGGCGTCGAGGCTACGCCGGAGGACAAGGAGCGCATCGAGCAA ATTGTTCAGCAATTGGAAGCGGTGAACCCAGTGAAGGAGCCGCTCAAGTCCGATCTCCTCAACGGGAAATGGGAGCTTCTGTACACCACCTCGACATCCATACTGCAACCAaat AGGCCAAAGTTTCTGAGGCCATTTGGGAAGATTTACCAAGCAATCAACACCGACACTTTAAGAGCCCAAAATATCGAAACATGGCCTTACTTTAATCAG GTTACCGCCAACTTGGTGCCTCTGAATCCTAAAAGAGTGGCGGTTAAATTTGACtacttcaaaatatttagtttg ATCCGAATCAAATCGCCCGGAAGTGGTAAAGGTGAACTAGAAATTACGTACCTTGATGAAGAGCTCAG GGTTTCAAGAGGCGACAAGGGAAACTTGTTCGTACTGAAGATGATCGACCCAACGTACAGAGTCCCATTGTAA